Proteins found in one Carcharodon carcharias isolate sCarCar2 chromosome 8, sCarCar2.pri, whole genome shotgun sequence genomic segment:
- the tor1 gene encoding torsin family 1 — protein MRLACRSLFPLLLLSAPFSAAMEPISMGIAVGVATALTGLLSTFPALYCRFQECCEAHWVELNFTGLKVDLEDKLFGQHIAKQVVLKAVRGFLMNPNPKKPLTLSLHGWTGTGKNLISKIIADSIYKKGLESDYVHQFVSTLHFPHPEYLSQYKELLQKWIRGNVTLCGRSMFIFDEMDKMQAGLIDAIKPYLDYYDNIDGVVYRNAIFIFLSNAGGERITEITLDFWQKGNKREDIHLKDLESKVSIGVFNNKKSGFWHTSLIDKNLIDYFVPFLPLEYRHVKLCVREELKARGYEEDEQIMTEIADEMTYFPENEKIYSDKGCKTVATKLDFYL, from the exons ATGAGGCTGGCGTGTCggtccctgttccccctcctgcTGCTATCCGCCCCTTTCTCGGCGGCTATGGAGCCCATCAGCATGGGCATCGCAGTCGGGGTGGCCACCGCTCTGACCGGCCTTCTCAGCACCTTCCCTGCTCTGTACTGCAGGTTCCAGGAGTGCTGCGAGGCCCACTGGGTGGAGCTCAACTTCACAG GGTTGAAAGTGGATTTGGAAGACAAACTGTTCGGACAACATATTGCCAAGCAAGTTGTTTTGAAGGCTGTCAGAGGTTTCTTGATGAATCCAAATCCCAAAAAGCCCCTAACTTTGTCACTGCATGGCTGGACTGGGACAGGCAAAAACCTAATTAGCAAAATAATCGCAGACAGCATTTATAAAAAAGGACTGGAGAGTGACTATGTCCATCAGTTTGTCTCCACTTTGCACTTCCCTCATCCCGAGTATCTCAGCCAATATAAG GAGCTGCTACAGAAATGGATTCGCGGTAACGTTACCTTATGTGGCAGGTCCATGTTCATTTTTGATGAAATGGACAAAATGCAAGCAGGTCTTATTGATGCCATCAAGCCTTACTTGGACTACTATGATAACATTGATGGTGTGGTGTACAGGAATGCCATATTCATCTTCCTGAG CAATGCAGGGGGAGAAAGGATAACTGAAATTACGCTTGACTTTTGGCAGAAAGGAAACAAGAGGGAAGATATTCACTTGAAAGACCTTGAGAGTAAAGTATCCATTGGAGTCTTCAATAACAagaaga GTGGGTTCTGGCACACCAGCCTCATTGACAAAAACTTGATCGACTACTTTGTCCCTTTCCTCCCCCTGGAGTACAGACATGTGAAGTTGTGCGTCAGAGAAGAACTGAAAGCCCGAGGTTACGAGGAGGACGAGCAGATCATGACTGAAATAGCCGATGAAATGACGTACTTTCCCGAGAATGAAAAGATCTATTCAGACAAAGGCTGCAAAACAGTGGCCACCAAGTTGGACTTTTACTtgtaa
- the LOC121281251 gene encoding torsin-1A-like isoform X1: MEVGSCVLVLLIVSLSLRPSPALEPISTSALLAGAASVAYYYFNCRFQECCTKDWIPLDVKGLEADLRRQLFGQHIAIDVIPKAIEGFLSNKNSRKSLTLSLHGWTGTGKNFVSRIIAESLYKNGVDSKYVHHFVTTFHFPTAEHTSKYKQQLQEWIHGNVSMCKRSLFIFDEMDKMPPELIDSIKPFLEYYNDLDGVSYRKAMFIFLSNAGGEKINEVVLNFWNRGMKRENIQRKDLENSLSLEVYNNKMSGFWHTSLIDQNLIDYFIPFLPLEYRHVVMCAKAEVQSRHFKDVDEVAIKVAEEMVYFPKEQRIFSTKGCKTVAAKVDYWTTAV, encoded by the exons ATGGAGGTGGGGAGCTGCGTTTTGGTGCTCTTGATCGTCTCACTCTCCCTGAGACCGAGTCCGGCGCTGGAGCCCATTTCCACCTCCGCCTTATTGGCCGGGGCGGCTTCCGTTGCCTATTATTATTTCAACTGCCGTTTCCAGGAATGTTGTACCAAGGACTGGATACCGCTGGATGTGAAAG GATTAGAAGCTGACTTGAGGAGGCAGCTGTTTGGACAGCACATTGCAATTGATGTGATTCCAAAGGCAATTGAAGGTTTCTTGAGCAACAAGAACTCAAGGAAGTCTCTCACCCTATCTCTACATGGCTGGACTGGTACTGGCAAAAACTTTGTCAGTAGAATAATAGCTGAAAGTCTTTATAAAAACGGAGTGGACAGTAAATATGTTCATCACTTTGTGACTACTTTTCACTTTCCCACTGCTGAACATACCAGCAAGTACAAG CAACAGTTGCAGGAATGGATTCACGGGAATGTTAGCATGTGTAAGCGGTCCCTCTTTATTTTTGACGAAATGGACAAAATGCCCCCCGAGCTCATTGATTCCATTAAACCGTTCCTGGAGTACTACAACGACCTTGATGGAGTGAGTTATCGAAAGGCCATGTTCATCTTCCTGAG TAATGCCGGTGGTGAGAAGATAAATGAAGTTGTGTTAAATTTCTGGAACCGTGGGATGAAAAGGGAAAATATTCAACGGAAAGACTTGGAGAACAGTCTGTCCTTAGAAGTCTATAACAACAAAATGA GCGGATTCTGGCACACCAGTCTCATCGACCAAAATCTAATAGACTATTTTATTCCTTTTCTGCCATTGGAGTACAGGCACGTTGTGATGTGTGCAAAAGCTGAGGTGCAATCAAGGCATTTTAAAGATGTTGACGAAGTGGCCATCAAAGTGGCAGAAGAGATGGTATATTTTCCAAAGGAACAAAGAATCTTTTCAACCAAGGGCTGTAAAACTGTAGCTGCAAAAGTGGATTATTGGACAACTGCAGTTTAA
- the LOC121281251 gene encoding torsin-1A-like isoform X2, with amino-acid sequence MSCQSTSKKQIAVCGSHSKRLEADLRRQLFGQHIAIDVIPKAIEGFLSNKNSRKSLTLSLHGWTGTGKNFVSRIIAESLYKNGVDSKYVHHFVTTFHFPTAEHTSKYKQQLQEWIHGNVSMCKRSLFIFDEMDKMPPELIDSIKPFLEYYNDLDGVSYRKAMFIFLSNAGGEKINEVVLNFWNRGMKRENIQRKDLENSLSLEVYNNKMSGFWHTSLIDQNLIDYFIPFLPLEYRHVVMCAKAEVQSRHFKDVDEVAIKVAEEMVYFPKEQRIFSTKGCKTVAAKVDYWTTAV; translated from the exons ATGTCGTGTCAATCAACATCAAAAAaacagattgctgtttgtgggagccactcaaaaa GATTAGAAGCTGACTTGAGGAGGCAGCTGTTTGGACAGCACATTGCAATTGATGTGATTCCAAAGGCAATTGAAGGTTTCTTGAGCAACAAGAACTCAAGGAAGTCTCTCACCCTATCTCTACATGGCTGGACTGGTACTGGCAAAAACTTTGTCAGTAGAATAATAGCTGAAAGTCTTTATAAAAACGGAGTGGACAGTAAATATGTTCATCACTTTGTGACTACTTTTCACTTTCCCACTGCTGAACATACCAGCAAGTACAAG CAACAGTTGCAGGAATGGATTCACGGGAATGTTAGCATGTGTAAGCGGTCCCTCTTTATTTTTGACGAAATGGACAAAATGCCCCCCGAGCTCATTGATTCCATTAAACCGTTCCTGGAGTACTACAACGACCTTGATGGAGTGAGTTATCGAAAGGCCATGTTCATCTTCCTGAG TAATGCCGGTGGTGAGAAGATAAATGAAGTTGTGTTAAATTTCTGGAACCGTGGGATGAAAAGGGAAAATATTCAACGGAAAGACTTGGAGAACAGTCTGTCCTTAGAAGTCTATAACAACAAAATGA GCGGATTCTGGCACACCAGTCTCATCGACCAAAATCTAATAGACTATTTTATTCCTTTTCTGCCATTGGAGTACAGGCACGTTGTGATGTGTGCAAAAGCTGAGGTGCAATCAAGGCATTTTAAAGATGTTGACGAAGTGGCCATCAAAGTGGCAGAAGAGATGGTATATTTTCCAAAGGAACAAAGAATCTTTTCAACCAAGGGCTGTAAAACTGTAGCTGCAAAAGTGGATTATTGGACAACTGCAGTTTAA